In the genome of Taurinivorans muris, one region contains:
- the csm6 gene encoding CRISPR-associated ring nuclease Csm6 has translation MKRILLAVCGKTPQIITETLYALWDKGEFPQVIKIFTTRTGKEALYTKLLDPARGIFYKFCEEYEIEAEEIEFSWKDILVPRVNEIEIEDILTEEDNFAFLQAVLEETFYFTSDPDTAVYFSLAAGRKTMGAFFTLAAQIYGRCQDRLYHVLVHSDFEYSPHFYYPPKSPKNIELINSAGEKYYKSTEYAKISLINIPFFSVREKFSAEMLKKPFLPQELMALLEKAEEPKLKLHIRSCKIEWQGKSMTLPVAWFTLYLFFILCRKRVMDNKNCYLDMLEIENCKEEIASLYHKIIQFMPKKELPRSDTGIIALTAENIRSYRSKVNAKIHKNFGQLSGEKFSICSFGQKPNTKYGLNLMPHLIEIIDEAGEKWE, from the coding sequence ATGAAACGTATTTTACTTGCCGTATGCGGAAAAACGCCTCAAATTATAACTGAAACGCTTTATGCTTTATGGGATAAAGGAGAATTTCCGCAGGTAATTAAAATTTTTACAACAAGGACAGGTAAGGAAGCTCTTTATACAAAACTTTTGGATCCTGCACGCGGTATTTTTTATAAATTTTGCGAAGAATATGAGATAGAAGCAGAAGAAATTGAATTTTCGTGGAAAGATATTCTTGTTCCTCGTGTTAATGAAATTGAAATTGAAGACATTTTGACAGAAGAAGATAATTTCGCTTTTTTGCAAGCTGTTCTTGAAGAAACATTTTATTTTACAAGCGATCCCGATACGGCAGTATATTTTTCTTTGGCGGCAGGTCGAAAAACCATGGGGGCGTTTTTTACTTTGGCGGCACAGATTTACGGACGTTGTCAGGATAGATTGTACCATGTTTTGGTTCATTCTGACTTTGAATACAGTCCTCATTTTTATTATCCACCAAAATCGCCTAAAAACATTGAGCTAATAAACAGTGCCGGTGAGAAGTATTATAAAAGTACAGAGTATGCAAAAATTTCTTTGATTAACATTCCGTTTTTCAGCGTTCGTGAAAAATTTAGTGCCGAAATGTTGAAAAAACCTTTTTTACCGCAGGAGCTTATGGCTTTGCTTGAAAAAGCCGAAGAACCTAAATTGAAACTCCATATTCGTTCCTGCAAAATAGAATGGCAGGGAAAAAGCATGACATTACCTGTTGCATGGTTTACCTTATATCTGTTTTTTATCTTGTGTAGAAAACGTGTTATGGATAATAAAAACTGTTATCTTGATATGTTGGAAATCGAAAACTGCAAAGAGGAAATTGCTTCTCTTTACCATAAAATCATTCAATTCATGCCTAAAAAGGAATTGCCCCGAAGTGACACGGGCATTATTGCTTTAACTGCGGAAAATATCCGCAGCTACAGAAGTAAAGTTAATGCCAAAATACATAAAAATTTTGGTCAGCTGAGCGGTGAGAAGTTTAGTATCTGCTCTTTTGGACAAAAACCAAACACAAAATATGGTTTAAACCTTATGCCTCATTTAATTGAGATTATAGACGAAGCAGGTGAAAAATGGGAATAG